A genomic region of Pyrus communis chromosome 14, drPyrComm1.1, whole genome shotgun sequence contains the following coding sequences:
- the LOC137714971 gene encoding pentatricopeptide repeat-containing protein At2g30100, chloroplastic-like, whose protein sequence is MASAQGIASLTRLCFAVKRHRFIGLQGSSAQSCARGFPIFCKQPNPILVIAKSSQVRDFRVFNSVQLDQFVTSDDEGEMGEGFFEAIEELERMAREPSDVLEEMNDRLSARELQLVLVYFSQEGRDSWCALEVFEWLRKENRVDKETMELMVSIMCSWVKKLIEGEHGIGDVVDLLVESDCVGLKPSFSMMEKVISLYWEMGEKEKAVFFVKEVLKRGIVYSAEDDTDGHKGGPTGYLAWKMMVEGNYRDSVKLVIHLRESGLKPEVYSYLIAMTAVVKELNELAKALRKLKGFARAGLVAEFDTENVGLVENYQSDLIADGVQLSNWVIEEGSSSLHGVVHERLLAMYICSGCGLEAERQLWEMKLVGKEADADLYDIVLAICASQKEANAIRRLLTRTDVSSSLGKKKSLSWLLRGYIKGGHFDDAAETVIKMLDLGLHPEFLDRAAVLQGLQKRIQQSGGADTYLKLCKRLSDANLIGPSLLYLFIKKYKLWIIKTL, encoded by the exons ATGGCCTCTGCTCAGGGGATTGCTTCGCTCACCCGGTTGTGTTTTGCGGTTAAACGGCACCGTTTTATCGGTCTCCAGGGTTCTTCGGCTCAATCTTGCGCTAGGGGTTTTCCCATATTCTGCAAACAACCAAACCCCATCTTGGTCATTGCGAAATCGAGCCAAGTTCGAGACTTTAGGGTTTTCAATTCGGTTCAATTGGACCAGTTCGTGACCAGCGACGACGAGGGCGAAATGGGTGAAGGTTTCTTTGAGGCAATTGAGGAATTGGAGCGGATGGCAAGAGAGCCGTCCGATGTTCTTGAGGAAATGAACGACCGGTTATCGGCCAGAGAGTTGCAGCTTGTGTTGGTGTACTTTTCTCAGGAGGGTAGGGACTCATGGTGTGCCCTTGAGGTGTTTGAGTGGCTCCGAAAGGAGAATCGGGTCGATAAGGAGACGATGGAGCTCATGGTTTCGATAATGTGTAGTTGGGTCAAGAAGTTGATTGAGGGGGAGCATGGCATTGGGGATGTGGTGGACCTTCTTGTGGAATCGGATTGTGTGGGTTTGAAGCCGAGTTTTAGCATGATGGAGAAGGTGATATCTCTGTACTGGGAGATGGGTGAGAAGGAAAAGGCGGTTTTCTTTGTGAAAGAGGTGTTGAAGCGCGGAATTGTTTATTCGGCGGAAGACGATACAGATGGGCATAAAGGAGGGCCGACTGGCTATCTTGCTTGGAAGATGATG GTTGAGGGTAACTATAGGGATTCAGTGAAGTTGGTGATTCATCTAAGAGAATCTGGGCTGAAGCCAGAGGTCTACAGTTACCTCATTGCAATGACAGCTGTGGTCAAGGAACTAAATGAACTTGCGAAAGCTTTGCGGAAGTTGAAAGGTTTTGCGAGGGCTGGGCTGGTAGCTGAATTTGATACAGAAAATGTTGGCCTTGTTGAGAATTATCAGTCAGATCTTATAGCTGATGGAGTACAACTGTCCAATTGGGTGATTGAGGAGGGAAGTTCTTCACTCCATGGGGTGGTTCATGAGAGGCTCCTGGCTATGTATATCTGCTCTGGATGTGGCCTTGAGGCCGAGAGGCAGTTGTGGGAAATGAAACTTGTTGGTAAAGAGGCGGATGCTGACCTCTATGACATAGTTTTAGCCATCTGTGCTTCCCAAAAGGAGGCCAATGCCATCAGACGGTTGCTTACAAGAACAGATGTTTCCAGCTCTCTGGGTAAAAAGAAAAGCTTATCGTGGTTGCTAAGAGGTTACATTAAAGGGGGACATTTTGATGATGCTGCAGAAACAGTAATAAAAATGCTTGATTTGGGTTTGCACCCGGAGTTTTTGGATAGGGCAGCTGTGCTGCAGGGACTACAGAAAAGGATCCAACAATCTGGCGGTGCAGATACTTACCTTAAACTTTGCAAGCGCCTCTCAGATGCCAATTTGATTGGGCCGTCTCTTCTATATCTGTTTATAAAGAAATATAAGCTATGGATCATAAAAACTCTTTAA